The following are encoded together in the candidate division WOR-3 bacterium genome:
- a CDS encoding DUF362 domain-containing protein has product MGYVFFSPVSENPPLSVVRDLIKKGNYLGDVKKGDFVGIKLHIGELGNKAYVKPEIIKVIVEEVKAQGGKPFLFDCNTLYRGKRWNAIDHFENAYLNGFTYEAVGAPFFVGDGLRGRDETKIKIKDYDNEFAYVGRIIEDMDYLFVVTHFKFHEFFGYGGAIKNVGMGMASRRGKLFLHSDVRPDVTSEKCIGCGACLVVCPSNSISISTVATINKDFCIGCGMCVVTCREGAIKFEWLNTRECVIKTIYYAKAIIDKVGKCSYLNVLTDITPHCDCYGYTKSLVVQDIGFLFSKDIVSIDAASVDLINEAIALPGINWKREEFISKDKAKALFDIPLCMDDFFEIAEKIGLGERKYTLKRD; this is encoded by the coding sequence ATGGGTTATGTATTTTTTTCTCCAGTTTCAGAGAATCCGCCTCTTAGTGTTGTAAGAGACTTAATAAAGAAAGGAAATTATCTTGGAGATGTTAAAAAGGGAGATTTTGTAGGAATAAAACTTCATATAGGAGAGTTAGGAAATAAAGCTTATGTTAAACCTGAAATTATAAAGGTTATTGTAGAAGAAGTAAAAGCACAAGGGGGAAAGCCATTTTTATTTGATTGCAATACTTTATATAGAGGAAAAAGATGGAATGCTATTGACCATTTTGAAAATGCTTATTTAAATGGATTTACCTATGAGGCTGTAGGAGCTCCTTTCTTCGTAGGTGATGGATTACGGGGAAGAGATGAGACGAAGATTAAGATCAAGGATTATGATAATGAATTTGCCTATGTGGGTAGGATAATAGAAGATATGGATTATCTATTTGTGGTAACTCATTTTAAATTTCATGAGTTTTTTGGATATGGTGGAGCAATAAAGAATGTAGGAATGGGTATGGCTTCACGAAGAGGAAAATTGTTTCTTCATTCTGATGTGAGGCCAGATGTAACATCTGAAAAATGCATTGGTTGTGGAGCTTGCTTGGTTGTTTGCCCTAGTAATTCTATTTCCATCTCTACAGTTGCAACTATTAATAAAGACTTCTGTATTGGATGTGGAATGTGTGTTGTAACCTGTAGAGAAGGAGCAATAAAATTTGAATGGTTAAATACAAGAGAGTGTGTAATAAAGACTATATACTATGCAAAAGCTATAATTGATAAAGTTGGGAAATGTAGTTATTTAAACGTTTTAACAGATATTACTCCTCATTGTGACTGTTATGGATATACAAAAAGCCTTGTTGTGCAAGACATTGGATTTTTATTCTCTAAAGATATTGTTTCAATTGATGCGGCTTCTGTCGATCTTATTAATGAAGCTATAGCACTCCCTGGAATTAACTGGAAAAGAGAAGAATTTATTTCGAAAGATAAAGCGAAAGCTTTATTTGACATTCCTCTTTGTATGGATGATTTTTTTGAAATTGCCGAGAAGATTGGTCTTGGAGAACGTAAATATACACTTAAAAGAGATTAG